A window from Trinickia violacea encodes these proteins:
- the hyi gene encoding hydroxypyruvate isomerase, which translates to MTKFCANLTMLFGEVDFPDRFAAAARAGFKGVEYLFPYAYDSSQLADLLNQHGLAQVLHNLPAGDWAGGERGIACLPDRVGEFQDGVGTAIEYARALGCKQLNVLAGIAPSGIAADKVRDTFVANVKFAASALAAAGIRLLIEPINTYDIPGFYVCGTRQALDLIAASGSDNVYLQYDIYHMQRMEGELAATLSKHLARIAHIQLADNPGRNEPGTGEINYPFLFAHLDRIGYDGWVGCEYKPASTTAAGLGWAANYLQPAA; encoded by the coding sequence ATGACGAAATTCTGCGCGAACCTCACGATGCTGTTCGGCGAGGTCGACTTTCCGGACCGCTTCGCAGCGGCCGCCCGTGCCGGCTTCAAAGGCGTCGAGTACCTCTTTCCCTACGCATACGACTCATCCCAGCTTGCCGATCTGCTAAACCAGCACGGCTTGGCGCAAGTCCTTCACAACCTGCCGGCGGGTGATTGGGCCGGCGGCGAGCGCGGCATTGCGTGCCTGCCGGATCGGGTGGGCGAGTTCCAGGACGGAGTGGGAACGGCGATCGAGTACGCTCGAGCGCTCGGCTGCAAGCAGTTGAACGTGCTCGCGGGCATCGCGCCAAGCGGTATCGCGGCGGACAAGGTTCGCGACACCTTCGTGGCCAACGTCAAGTTCGCCGCTTCCGCATTGGCCGCCGCCGGCATCCGCCTGCTGATCGAGCCGATCAACACCTACGACATCCCCGGCTTCTATGTTTGCGGCACGCGGCAGGCGCTCGATCTGATCGCCGCGAGCGGCAGCGACAACGTCTACCTGCAATACGACATCTATCACATGCAGCGCATGGAGGGCGAGCTGGCCGCGACTCTCTCCAAGCACCTGGCCCGCATCGCGCACATCCAGCTTGCCGACAACCCGGGCCGCAACGAACCGGGAACCGGTGAGATCAACTATCCGTTCCTGTTTGCCCACCTCGATCGAATCGGCTACGACGGCTGGGTGGGTTGCGAGTACAAGCCTGCGTCGACGACCGCCGCCGGTCTCGGCTGGGCCGCGAACTATCTTCAACCGGCCGCGTGA
- a CDS encoding SMP-30/gluconolactonase/LRE family protein: protein MAMEAAASAGPSLRAERVEAAGATPAMVGESPVWHARQQALYWADIPRQKIIRMQPDSGARTEWVLPERVACFAFGAAGGLMAGLETGLFSVTLPEGGAGDEPQAAQVRKLAAPEFALPNMRFNDGRCDRQGRFWAGTMFQDTTAARPVGALFRFDTSGTLSAPVVDALIVQNGLAWSPDGRTMYLSDSHTSKRLIWGFDYDRETGEPSRRRVFADLHDYVGRPDGAAIDAHGCYWICANDAGRVLRFTPQGKLDRQIELPAMKPAMCAFGGRDLDTLFITSIRPDQGATEHDGHVFAVRPGVSGCAETAYGGVL, encoded by the coding sequence ATGGCAATGGAAGCAGCGGCGAGCGCGGGCCCGAGCCTGCGCGCCGAGCGCGTGGAAGCCGCGGGCGCGACGCCTGCCATGGTCGGCGAGAGCCCCGTGTGGCATGCGCGGCAGCAAGCGCTTTACTGGGCCGACATTCCGCGGCAAAAGATCATCCGCATGCAACCGGATTCGGGTGCGCGGACCGAATGGGTGTTGCCGGAACGCGTTGCGTGCTTTGCGTTCGGCGCCGCCGGCGGATTGATGGCGGGCCTGGAAACGGGGCTCTTTTCGGTGACGCTTCCGGAAGGCGGCGCAGGCGATGAACCGCAAGCGGCGCAGGTGAGAAAACTGGCCGCGCCCGAGTTCGCGCTCCCGAACATGCGCTTCAACGATGGGCGCTGCGACCGCCAGGGGCGCTTCTGGGCCGGCACGATGTTTCAGGACACCACGGCGGCGCGGCCCGTCGGCGCGCTGTTCCGGTTCGACACGTCGGGCACGCTCTCCGCGCCGGTCGTCGATGCGCTGATCGTGCAGAACGGGCTCGCGTGGTCGCCTGACGGCCGCACGATGTATCTATCGGACTCCCATACCTCCAAGCGCCTGATCTGGGGTTTCGATTACGACCGGGAAACGGGCGAGCCAAGCCGCCGCCGCGTGTTTGCCGATTTGCACGACTACGTGGGCCGCCCCGATGGCGCCGCGATCGACGCGCACGGCTGCTACTGGATCTGCGCCAACGACGCCGGCCGCGTGCTGCGCTTCACGCCGCAGGGCAAGCTCGACCGGCAGATCGAATTGCCGGCCATGAAGCCCGCGATGTGTGCCTTCGGCGGCCGCGATCTCGACACGCTGTTCATCACGTCGATCCGGCCGGATCAGGGCGCGACCGAGCACGACGGACACGTGTTCGCGGTTCGCCCCGGCGTGTCGGGGTGCGCGGAGACGGCGTACGGCGGGGTGCTTTGA
- a CDS encoding dihydrodipicolinate synthase family protein translates to MNVSPIVESEFASTVMAVPPLARRADLSLDVAENQKLIRHIERGGVRTLLYGGNANFYHVAVSEYRELLDMLAESAGPDTRVIPAIGPDFGKMLDQARILAQTSYRTAMVLPLAGFTTSEGVEAGLERIADTAGIPLTLYIKSESYVDIDTLARLVDGGTLAAVKYAIVRENPADDPYLRRLLQSVNPARVVSGMGERPALIHVRDFGLAAWTTGSGCIASRSVAELLRAARESRAADAQRLYDAFMPLETLRDTISLIRVLHDAVTFSGIADMGAMLPLLSATPKEHHAAVRAAAQALLDFERSVVAESCDA, encoded by the coding sequence ATGAATGTGTCCCCAATCGTCGAGAGCGAATTCGCCTCGACCGTCATGGCGGTGCCGCCGCTTGCGCGCCGCGCCGATCTGTCGCTCGACGTCGCCGAGAACCAGAAGCTGATCCGCCACATCGAGCGCGGCGGCGTGCGCACGCTGCTCTACGGCGGCAACGCGAACTTCTACCACGTCGCGGTGAGCGAGTACCGCGAGTTGCTTGACATGCTGGCGGAGAGCGCCGGGCCGGACACCCGGGTGATTCCGGCGATCGGCCCCGACTTCGGCAAGATGCTCGACCAGGCGCGCATCCTCGCGCAAACGTCGTATCGCACGGCCATGGTGCTGCCGCTTGCGGGCTTCACGACTTCCGAAGGCGTCGAGGCGGGGCTCGAGCGGATCGCGGACACCGCGGGCATTCCGCTCACGCTTTACATCAAGAGCGAGAGCTATGTCGATATCGATACGCTCGCGCGCCTCGTCGACGGCGGCACGCTCGCCGCCGTGAAGTACGCGATCGTGCGTGAGAATCCGGCGGACGATCCTTATCTGCGCCGCCTGCTGCAAAGCGTGAACCCGGCGCGTGTCGTGTCGGGCATGGGCGAGCGCCCGGCGCTGATCCACGTGCGCGACTTCGGCCTGGCCGCGTGGACGACCGGTTCCGGCTGCATCGCTTCGCGCTCGGTCGCCGAGTTGCTGCGCGCGGCCCGCGAATCGCGCGCCGCCGATGCCCAGCGCCTCTACGATGCCTTCATGCCGCTCGAAACGCTGCGCGACACCATTTCGTTGATCCGTGTGCTGCACGACGCCGTGACGTTCTCGGGCATCGCCGACATGGGCGCGATGCTGCCGCTGCTCAGCGCGACGCCGAAGGAACATCACGCCGCGGTCCGCGCGGCGGCGCAAGCGTTGCTAGACTTCGAGCGGAGCGTCGTGGCGGAAAGTTGCGACGCCTGA
- a CDS encoding aldehyde dehydrogenase (NADP(+)) gives MQIAGEMLLGASAVRGVNGTLRAFDPARNQEIEPAFGAGGAADVARACELAAQAFDAFRAAPLETRARLLESIAENILALGDALIERAHLESALPMARLEGERGRTVGQLKLFASLVRDGRWCGAVLDSALPERKPLPRSDLRAQKIGLGPVAVFGASNFPLAFSVAGGDTASALAAGCPVVVKAHPAHLGTSELVGRAIQKAVADSGLPEGVFSLLIGAGNEVGEALVAHPAIKAVGFTGSRRGGLALTGIAARRKEPIPVYAEMSSVNPMFLLPAALAARGETIAQGFVDSLTLGVGQFCTNPGVLIALESAELDRFVDATARGLAQKSAQTMLTAGIAAAYRDGIDVRAQAADVTRVADGAPSDAHCAARAALFRTTAAQFLANEHLQDEIFGPASLIVACRDADELLRVAEHLEGQLTATLQIDREDYALAQRLLPTLERKAGRILANGFPTGVEVSYAMVHGGPFPATSDARTTSVGAMAIERFLRPVCYQDLPAELLPEALRDDNPLGLWRLRDGALERR, from the coding sequence ATGCAGATTGCAGGTGAAATGTTGTTAGGCGCCTCGGCAGTGCGGGGCGTGAACGGGACGCTGCGCGCATTCGATCCGGCGCGCAATCAGGAGATCGAGCCCGCGTTCGGCGCGGGCGGCGCAGCGGATGTCGCGCGTGCCTGCGAACTGGCGGCGCAAGCGTTCGACGCGTTTCGCGCGGCCCCGCTCGAAACGCGCGCGCGTCTGCTCGAATCGATTGCGGAAAATATTCTGGCTTTGGGCGATGCGCTGATCGAGCGCGCGCATCTCGAATCCGCCTTGCCGATGGCGCGCCTCGAAGGCGAGCGCGGCCGCACGGTCGGGCAGTTGAAGCTCTTCGCGTCGCTCGTGCGCGACGGCCGCTGGTGCGGCGCGGTGCTCGATTCGGCGTTGCCGGAGCGCAAGCCGCTGCCGCGCTCCGATCTGCGTGCGCAGAAGATCGGCCTCGGCCCCGTTGCCGTGTTCGGTGCGAGCAATTTTCCGCTCGCGTTTTCTGTCGCGGGCGGCGATACCGCCTCTGCGCTCGCGGCGGGTTGTCCGGTCGTCGTGAAGGCGCATCCGGCGCATTTGGGCACGTCGGAGCTGGTCGGCCGGGCGATCCAGAAGGCCGTCGCCGACAGCGGTTTGCCCGAGGGCGTGTTCTCGCTCTTGATCGGCGCGGGTAACGAAGTGGGCGAGGCGCTTGTCGCGCATCCGGCGATCAAGGCGGTCGGCTTCACGGGCTCGCGCCGCGGCGGCCTGGCCTTGACCGGCATCGCCGCACGCCGCAAGGAGCCGATTCCGGTCTACGCGGAGATGAGCAGCGTCAATCCGATGTTCCTGCTCCCGGCCGCGCTGGCCGCACGCGGCGAGACCATCGCTCAAGGATTCGTCGATTCGCTCACGCTCGGCGTCGGCCAGTTCTGCACCAATCCGGGCGTGTTGATCGCGCTCGAAAGCGCCGAGCTCGACCGCTTCGTCGACGCGACGGCACGCGGCCTCGCGCAGAAAAGCGCGCAGACGATGTTGACCGCGGGCATCGCAGCCGCTTACCGGGACGGGATCGATGTTCGGGCGCAGGCGGCCGACGTGACGCGCGTGGCCGACGGCGCGCCAAGCGATGCCCACTGCGCTGCACGGGCTGCGCTGTTTCGGACGACTGCTGCGCAATTCCTCGCGAACGAGCATTTGCAGGACGAGATTTTCGGGCCCGCGTCGCTGATCGTCGCGTGCCGCGACGCGGACGAGTTGTTGCGCGTCGCCGAGCACCTGGAAGGGCAGCTGACCGCCACGCTGCAGATCGATCGCGAGGACTACGCGCTCGCGCAGCGCCTCTTGCCGACGCTCGAACGCAAGGCGGGACGCATCCTCGCGAACGGTTTTCCGACCGGCGTCGAGGTGTCGTACGCGATGGTCCATGGCGGACCGTTCCCCGCGACGTCCGACGCGCGCACGACGTCGGTCGGGGCGATGGCGATCGAGCGCTTTCTGCGGCCCGTCTGCTATCAGGACTTGCCGGCGGAACTGTTGCCCGAAGCGCTGCGCGACGACAACCCGCTCGGCCTCTGGCGTCTGCGCGACGGGGCGCTCGAGCGCCGCTAA
- the araD gene encoding L-arabinonate dehydratase: MSTKRKTPEELRSHRWYGVNDLRSFGHRSRTAQMGYSREEFAGKPVIAILNTWSEINPCHTHFKQRVEEVKRGIWQAGGFPIELPVQTLSEPFQKPTTMLYRNFLAMEVEETLRSYPADGVVLMGGCDKTTPALLMGAISMDLPAIFLPAGPMLNGNWNGRTLGSGSDTWKYWADLRAGNITEDDWKGVEGGIARSPGHCMTMGTASTMTSAAEALGFTLPGFASIPAADSRHAQMSAKTGMRIVEMVWEDLKPSDLITAGSVDNAVTTCLALSGSTNAIVHMIALARRAGIDLTLGRYDNISRRTPVLANIRPTGQYLMEDFYYAGGLRAMLKELGDLIDGTQRTVNGKTLGENIADAEIFNDEVIFRRSAPLMPDTGLAVLRGNLAPDGAVIKPGAAEARLHVHTGRAVVFKDYNDMSARIDDEALDIDENSVIVLQHAGPIGAPGMPEWGQLPIPKKLLQKGVRDMLRISDARMSGTSYGACVLHVAPESFIGGPLALVKDGDLIELDVPARKLNVLISDEELARRKAAWVAPAPRFTRGYGAMHQIHVMQADKGCDFDFLQREGAGQCGAGGQAAEPEIH; the protein is encoded by the coding sequence GTGAGCACGAAGAGAAAGACACCCGAGGAACTGCGCAGCCATCGCTGGTATGGCGTCAACGACCTGCGTTCGTTCGGCCATCGTTCGCGCACCGCGCAGATGGGCTACAGCCGCGAGGAGTTTGCGGGCAAGCCGGTGATCGCGATCCTCAATACGTGGAGCGAGATCAATCCGTGCCACACGCACTTCAAGCAGCGCGTGGAAGAGGTCAAGCGCGGCATCTGGCAGGCGGGCGGCTTCCCGATCGAGCTGCCGGTTCAGACGCTCTCCGAGCCGTTCCAGAAGCCGACCACGATGCTCTATCGCAACTTCCTCGCGATGGAAGTCGAGGAGACGCTGCGCTCGTATCCGGCCGATGGCGTCGTGCTGATGGGCGGCTGCGACAAGACCACCCCGGCGCTTCTGATGGGCGCGATCTCGATGGATCTGCCGGCGATCTTCCTGCCGGCCGGCCCGATGCTCAACGGCAATTGGAACGGCCGCACGCTCGGCTCCGGTTCCGACACCTGGAAGTACTGGGCCGATCTGCGCGCGGGCAACATCACCGAGGACGACTGGAAGGGCGTCGAAGGCGGCATCGCGCGCTCGCCGGGCCACTGCATGACGATGGGCACCGCCTCGACGATGACGAGTGCCGCCGAAGCGCTCGGCTTCACCTTGCCCGGTTTCGCCTCGATTCCGGCCGCCGATTCGCGTCATGCGCAGATGTCCGCGAAAACGGGCATGCGCATCGTCGAGATGGTGTGGGAAGACCTCAAGCCTTCGGACCTGATCACCGCGGGCTCCGTCGATAACGCCGTGACGACGTGCCTGGCCCTGTCGGGCTCGACCAACGCGATCGTGCACATGATCGCGCTCGCACGCCGCGCGGGCATCGACCTCACGCTCGGCCGCTACGACAACATCTCGCGCCGCACGCCGGTGCTCGCGAATATCCGTCCGACCGGCCAATACCTGATGGAAGACTTCTATTACGCGGGCGGCTTGCGCGCGATGTTGAAGGAGCTGGGCGATCTGATCGACGGCACGCAACGCACGGTGAACGGCAAGACGCTCGGCGAAAACATCGCGGATGCGGAAATCTTCAACGACGAAGTGATCTTCCGCCGCAGCGCGCCGCTGATGCCGGATACGGGGCTCGCCGTGCTGCGCGGCAATCTCGCGCCCGATGGCGCGGTGATCAAGCCGGGCGCAGCCGAGGCGCGGCTGCACGTGCACACCGGCCGCGCGGTGGTGTTCAAGGACTACAACGACATGTCGGCGCGCATCGACGACGAAGCGCTCGACATCGACGAAAACAGCGTGATCGTCCTGCAGCACGCGGGGCCGATCGGCGCGCCCGGCATGCCCGAGTGGGGGCAGTTGCCGATTCCGAAGAAGCTGCTGCAAAAGGGTGTGCGCGACATGCTGCGCATTTCCGACGCGCGCATGAGCGGCACGAGCTACGGCGCGTGCGTGCTGCACGTGGCGCCCGAATCGTTCATCGGCGGGCCGCTCGCGCTCGTCAAAGACGGCGATCTGATCGAGCTCGACGTGCCGGCCCGCAAGCTGAACGTGCTGATCTCCGACGAGGAGCTCGCGCGCCGCAAGGCCGCGTGGGTGGCCCCGGCGCCGCGTTTCACGCGCGGTTACGGCGCGATGCACCAGATCCACGTGATGCAGGCCGACAAGGGCTGCGACTTCGATTTCCTGCAGCGCGAAGGCGCGGGGCAATGCGGCGCCGGCGGCCAAGCCGCGGAGCCGGAAATTCACTGA
- a CDS encoding porin, which produces MRKVQEAKLAFAGMAAMLATGGAFAQSSVTLYGIVDTGVGYLSSQAPSTGATTGGKSVVKMLEGVWGGERFGLKGSEDLGGGTKAIFQLEEGFNIDTGAQAKAGLAFNRASWVGLANNTYGSFTMGRQYTPYYVMLSPYSPTTWLTGAFGTHPGDLDALDTDYRINNALVYTSPSFGGLKFSGMYALGGVAGSFNAGSTWSIGAQYLAGQAGIGVGFARFNNATHGGGAWSASSTAYSGTGEQGVSSITNGYQNAAAQQRFAVTGGYRFNSQWDVSASYSNVQYIPGISSGFSTTAIFNTGGMVLHYRPATPWDLAAGYSYTRATQANGIQDAASYQQINLTQLYSLSKRTRIYLLEAYQRANGQTLGTNGKPVKATASIGEQSAASSRSQFAATLGINHQF; this is translated from the coding sequence ATGAGAAAGGTTCAAGAGGCCAAGCTGGCTTTTGCCGGCATGGCGGCCATGCTCGCCACGGGGGGCGCGTTTGCGCAAAGCAGCGTGACGCTGTACGGCATCGTGGATACCGGCGTCGGCTATTTGAGCAGCCAGGCGCCGTCGACGGGCGCGACCACGGGCGGCAAATCGGTGGTCAAGATGCTGGAAGGCGTGTGGGGCGGCGAGCGCTTCGGCCTGAAAGGCAGCGAGGACCTGGGCGGCGGCACGAAGGCGATCTTCCAGCTCGAAGAAGGCTTCAACATCGACACCGGCGCACAGGCCAAGGCCGGCCTCGCGTTCAATCGTGCGTCGTGGGTCGGCCTGGCCAACAACACTTACGGTTCGTTCACGATGGGACGCCAGTACACGCCGTACTACGTGATGCTCTCGCCGTACAGCCCGACCACCTGGCTGACGGGCGCATTCGGCACTCACCCGGGCGATCTCGACGCGCTCGATACCGACTACCGCATCAACAACGCGCTCGTCTACACGTCGCCGTCGTTCGGCGGCCTGAAGTTCAGCGGCATGTACGCGCTGGGCGGCGTGGCCGGCAGCTTCAATGCGGGCTCGACGTGGAGCATCGGCGCGCAATACCTGGCCGGCCAGGCCGGGATCGGCGTCGGCTTTGCGCGCTTCAACAACGCGACCCATGGCGGCGGCGCTTGGAGCGCGAGCTCGACGGCCTACTCGGGCACGGGCGAGCAGGGCGTCTCGAGCATCACGAACGGCTATCAGAACGCAGCGGCGCAGCAGCGCTTCGCCGTGACGGGCGGTTACCGGTTCAACTCGCAGTGGGATGTCTCGGCGTCGTACTCGAACGTGCAGTACATCCCCGGCATCAGCTCGGGCTTCTCGACGACCGCGATCTTCAACACCGGCGGCATGGTGCTGCACTACCGGCCGGCGACGCCTTGGGATCTGGCCGCCGGCTACAGCTACACGCGCGCGACGCAGGCGAACGGCATTCAGGACGCGGCGAGCTACCAGCAAATCAACCTGACGCAGCTGTACAGCTTGTCGAAGCGCACGCGCATCTACCTGCTCGAAGCCTATCAGCGGGCGAACGGCCAGACGCTTGGCACGAACGGCAAACCTGTCAAGGCGACGGCGAGCATCGGCGAGCAATCGGCCGCCTCGAGCCGCAGCCAGTTCGCGGCGACGCTCGGTATCAACCACCAGTTTTAA
- a CDS encoding TRAP transporter substrate-binding protein, whose amino-acid sequence MKQKYTLSAIASMVAASFLALGAGTAQAHVFRVADVHSDTFPTTMALKYMGDEIAKQTNGQDTVKVFGNSALGSENDTIDQVRIGAIDMVRANAAAFNGIVPDSMIPSLPFLFRDIDHFRKAMYGPAGQKILDAFQAKGMIALTFYESGARSIYAKKAIHSPADMKGLKVRVQPSDLMVDEIKAMGGTPTPMPFAEVYTGLKTGLIDSAENNVPSYVETKHYEVAPVYSETEHSMTPEVVVFSKKIWDTLTPQEQAAIRKAAADSVPYYEKLWTAKENEGVQTVTKAGVKIIPASQVDRAAFVKAMQPVWAKYEKTPEMKQIVDQIQAVQ is encoded by the coding sequence ATGAAGCAGAAATACACCCTGTCCGCCATCGCATCGATGGTCGCGGCCTCGTTCCTCGCGCTCGGCGCGGGAACGGCACAGGCGCATGTGTTCCGCGTCGCCGACGTGCATAGCGATACGTTCCCGACCACGATGGCGCTGAAATACATGGGCGACGAAATCGCCAAGCAGACCAACGGCCAGGACACCGTGAAGGTCTTCGGCAACAGCGCGCTCGGTTCGGAAAACGACACGATCGATCAAGTGCGCATCGGTGCGATCGACATGGTCCGCGCCAACGCCGCCGCGTTCAACGGCATCGTGCCCGACTCGATGATTCCGTCGCTGCCGTTCCTGTTCCGCGACATCGACCACTTCCGCAAGGCCATGTACGGCCCCGCCGGCCAGAAGATCCTCGACGCCTTCCAGGCCAAGGGCATGATCGCGCTGACCTTCTACGAGAGCGGCGCGCGTTCGATCTACGCGAAGAAAGCGATTCATTCGCCGGCCGACATGAAGGGCCTCAAAGTGCGCGTGCAGCCGTCCGATCTGATGGTCGACGAAATCAAGGCGATGGGCGGCACGCCGACGCCGATGCCGTTCGCCGAGGTCTACACGGGGCTCAAGACCGGCTTGATCGATTCGGCGGAAAACAACGTGCCGTCGTATGTCGAGACCAAGCACTACGAAGTGGCGCCGGTGTACTCGGAAACCGAGCATTCGATGACGCCGGAAGTGGTGGTGTTCTCGAAGAAGATCTGGGACACCCTCACGCCGCAAGAGCAGGCGGCCATCCGCAAGGCCGCGGCCGACTCGGTGCCGTACTACGAGAAGCTGTGGACCGCGAAGGAGAACGAGGGCGTGCAGACCGTGACCAAGGCCGGCGTGAAGATCATCCCGGCGTCGCAGGTCGATCGCGCGGCGTTCGTGAAGGCGATGCAGCCGGTCTGGGCGAAGTACGAGAAGACGCCCGAGATGAAGCAGATCGTCGATCAGATCCAGGCGGTCCAGTAA
- a CDS encoding TRAP transporter small permease — MNFVKQQNQIVARVVAVLASICLAVLCVLVMVGVVMRYVFDNAPDYVEPVGLLLVLVVAFMGAALKVRDGGHIGLDSLVSKLPPKGQVVLKAFQQLSMIAFAIAMCYGSKQMAMTTFDDQIPILGLPEAIRYLIPFVAGICTILFCIEHLLALIARKRT, encoded by the coding sequence ATGAACTTCGTGAAGCAGCAGAACCAGATCGTGGCGCGCGTCGTGGCCGTGCTGGCGTCGATATGTCTTGCCGTGCTGTGCGTGCTCGTGATGGTCGGCGTGGTGATGCGCTACGTCTTCGACAACGCGCCCGATTACGTCGAGCCGGTCGGCTTGCTTCTCGTGCTCGTCGTCGCTTTCATGGGTGCGGCGCTCAAGGTTCGCGACGGCGGGCATATCGGCCTCGACTCGCTCGTGTCGAAGCTGCCGCCGAAAGGACAGGTCGTGCTGAAGGCGTTTCAGCAGCTCAGCATGATCGCGTTCGCGATCGCCATGTGCTACGGCTCGAAGCAGATGGCCATGACCACCTTCGACGATCAGATTCCGATCCTCGGCTTGCCCGAGGCCATCCGTTACCTGATTCCGTTCGTGGCCGGCATCTGCACCATTCTTTTCTGCATTGAACACCTGTTGGCGCTCATCGCGCGCAAGCGGACCTGA
- a CDS encoding TRAP transporter large permease gives MELAILTLSFLVLLVLGVPVSFALGLSCVLTYLHEGLPLATAMQSMVSGINAFSFLAVPFFIFSGELMLHGGIADRILRFAQATVGHFRGGLGMANVVACTLFGGVSGSPTADTSAMGGVVIPLMKREGYSAAYAVNVTTHASLAGALMPTSTNMIIYALAAQGITGIVAGQSVSGVSIGDLLFSGLVPVLWVMGFVLLAAYWQAVRYRFPRRPDGSSELPNFPGWFTVGKTFVGALPGLMVILIILTCVAKGIATATEAAAIAVAYSLVLTFVVYRTMTAKKLGVALARATRTTGVVLLLIGVSNMLRFQMAYLEIPDAIEHLLEHATTVPWLMLLYINVIQVFLGTFVDMAAHILITTPLFLPMAMHNGVGPVQFGIMILLNCSLGLVHPPIGSVQFIGCAIGEVSIGETTKIAWPYYLAIFSAINIVTYFPSFSTWLPSLINGHPVF, from the coding sequence ATGGAACTTGCGATTCTCACCCTCAGTTTTCTTGTCCTTCTCGTCCTCGGGGTTCCGGTTTCGTTCGCGCTCGGGTTGTCGTGCGTGCTGACCTACCTGCACGAAGGGCTGCCGCTCGCGACCGCCATGCAGTCGATGGTGTCGGGCATCAACGCATTTTCGTTTCTGGCGGTACCATTCTTCATCTTTTCGGGCGAGCTGATGCTGCACGGCGGGATCGCCGACCGCATCCTGCGTTTCGCGCAGGCGACCGTCGGTCATTTCCGCGGCGGGCTTGGCATGGCGAACGTCGTCGCTTGCACGCTGTTCGGCGGCGTCTCCGGCTCGCCGACCGCCGATACGTCGGCGATGGGCGGCGTGGTCATTCCGCTCATGAAACGCGAAGGGTATAGCGCGGCCTATGCGGTCAACGTCACGACGCACGCGTCGCTGGCGGGCGCGCTGATGCCGACCTCCACCAACATGATCATCTACGCGCTCGCCGCGCAGGGCATCACGGGGATCGTGGCGGGGCAGTCGGTGAGCGGCGTGTCGATCGGCGACCTGCTGTTCTCCGGGCTCGTTCCGGTGCTGTGGGTGATGGGCTTCGTGCTGCTCGCGGCCTACTGGCAAGCGGTGCGATACCGCTTCCCGCGCCGTCCCGACGGTTCGTCCGAGCTGCCGAACTTTCCGGGCTGGTTCACGGTGGGCAAGACGTTCGTGGGCGCGCTGCCGGGGCTGATGGTCATCCTCATCATCTTGACTTGCGTCGCGAAGGGGATCGCGACCGCGACTGAGGCGGCGGCCATCGCGGTGGCGTATTCGCTCGTGTTGACGTTCGTCGTGTATCGCACGATGACGGCGAAGAAGCTCGGCGTTGCGCTGGCCCGCGCCACGCGCACGACCGGCGTGGTGCTGCTCTTGATCGGCGTGTCGAACATGCTGCGTTTCCAGATGGCCTACCTGGAAATTCCCGATGCGATCGAACATCTGCTCGAACACGCGACCACCGTCCCTTGGCTGATGCTGCTCTACATCAACGTCATCCAGGTGTTCCTTGGCACGTTCGTCGACATGGCGGCGCACATCCTGATCACGACGCCGCTGTTCCTGCCGATGGCGATGCACAACGGCGTGGGCCCGGTGCAATTCGGCATCATGATCCTGCTGAACTGCTCGCTGGGGCTGGTCCATCCGCCGATCGGATCGGTGCAGTTCATCGGCTGCGCGATCGGCGAGGTGTCGATCGGGGAGACCACGAAAATCGCCTGGCCGTATTACCTCGCTATTTTTAGCGCGATCAATATCGTCACTTACTTCCCGTCGTTTTCGACGTGGCTGCCGAGCCTGATCAACGGCCATCCGGTCTTTTAA